One segment of Thermosynechococcus sp. HN-54 DNA contains the following:
- a CDS encoding HD family phosphohydrolase gives MITSPLERAILRQNGATLVDQLLEIGIALSATQSLEELLHLILTKSRQITASDAGTIFLVQREAAVLEFKAAQNESVALPEQVEDYTLPLTPDSLVGYAALTGESLNIPDVYALAGSELYQFNRSFDVALNYRTCSVLVVPMQNVSGEVIGVLQLINRKRSPDALLTPETTVALTQPYSPWEEHIVRSLASQAAVIIERNHLLKSIEQLFEGFVTASVQAIEARDPTTAGHSERVAALTVRLAEITSATSRGPFQQVSFSDRQLQEIRYAALLHDFGKVAVPEAILNKQKKIFPEQLEVIRQRFALVRRTLEMETAQAKVNYLLCHPHTPHGSEQACHDCAFLRHLDQELQQQLLTLEAYWQLLEQANEPQILDQDPLARLQELTQFYYRGTDGELYPLITASELEQLLVRRGNLTQQERRIIEAHVTHTYQFLSRIPWTPHLKNVPIIAYGHHERLNGSGYPRGIGVAEIPLQTQMLAIADIYDALTAKDRPYKKSLPVDAALEILWQEAKEFKINPDLVELFEQQEVFRVLGHQR, from the coding sequence ATGATTACTAGTCCCCTTGAACGAGCCATTCTTAGGCAAAATGGGGCAACGCTCGTCGATCAGCTTTTAGAAATTGGCATCGCCCTCTCTGCCACTCAATCCCTAGAGGAGCTGCTGCACCTGATCCTCACCAAAAGTCGCCAGATTACGGCTAGCGATGCCGGCACGATTTTTCTGGTGCAGCGGGAAGCCGCGGTTCTTGAATTCAAGGCGGCTCAAAACGAGAGCGTGGCTCTCCCTGAGCAGGTAGAGGACTATACACTCCCCCTCACCCCTGATAGTTTGGTGGGCTATGCCGCCCTCACGGGAGAATCCCTGAATATTCCCGATGTCTATGCCCTAGCGGGAAGCGAGCTGTACCAATTCAATCGCTCCTTCGATGTAGCTTTGAATTATCGAACCTGCTCGGTGCTGGTGGTACCGATGCAAAACGTCAGTGGTGAGGTGATTGGGGTTCTGCAACTCATTAATCGCAAGCGATCGCCCGACGCACTGCTGACGCCAGAAACTACTGTGGCTCTCACGCAGCCCTATAGCCCTTGGGAAGAACATATTGTGCGATCCCTGGCCAGTCAAGCTGCTGTGATTATCGAGCGCAACCATCTCCTCAAAAGTATTGAACAGCTCTTTGAGGGATTTGTCACGGCTTCAGTTCAGGCCATTGAGGCACGGGATCCAACAACCGCGGGGCATTCGGAACGGGTGGCAGCTCTAACAGTGCGCCTTGCCGAGATCACCAGTGCAACCTCTAGGGGGCCATTTCAGCAGGTGTCCTTTAGCGATCGCCAGCTACAGGAAATCCGCTATGCCGCCCTGCTCCATGACTTTGGCAAGGTGGCTGTCCCCGAAGCCATTCTCAACAAGCAAAAGAAAATCTTCCCCGAACAACTAGAGGTGATTCGCCAGCGCTTTGCCCTCGTTCGCCGCACCTTAGAAATGGAGACGGCGCAAGCTAAGGTGAACTATCTCCTGTGCCATCCCCACACCCCCCATGGTTCCGAGCAAGCTTGTCACGACTGTGCCTTTTTGCGGCATCTCGATCAAGAACTACAACAACAACTTCTGACCCTAGAAGCTTACTGGCAGTTGTTGGAGCAGGCCAATGAGCCACAAATTCTGGATCAAGACCCCCTTGCCCGCCTTCAGGAATTAACCCAATTTTATTATCGCGGAACTGATGGCGAACTCTATCCCTTAATTACGGCCAGCGAACTCGAACAACTCTTGGTACGGCGAGGGAACCTCACCCAACAGGAGCGGCGGATCATTGAAGCCCATGTCACCCACACGTACCAATTTCTCTCCCGCATTCCTTGGACACCCCATCTGAAAAATGTACCGATCATTGCCTATGGTCACCATGAGCGCTTGAATGGCAGTGGCTACCCCCGCGGCATTGGGGTGGCGGAGATTCCTTTGCAAACCCAGATGCTGGCGATCGCGGATATTTACGATGCCCTCACGGCCAAAGATCGCCCCTACAAAAAGAGCCTACCCGTGGATGCAGCCTTAGAGATTCTGTGGCAGGAGGCCAAGGAATTTAAGATTAATCCCGATCTTGTTGAACTCTTTGAGCAACAGGAGGTCTTTCGGGTGCTGGGGCACCAGCGCTAG
- a CDS encoding NAD(+) kinase: MQLNQVIVVHKAGDRQSKEWADRASRQLQQRGANVLVGPSGPKDNPYPVFMASVTEPIDLAVVLGGDGTSLAAARHLAAAGVPILAVNVGGHLGFLTEPLELFRDMEAVWDRLERDEYAMQQRMMLQAQVFEGSKLHPEGVGDRYYALNEMCIKPASADRMITALLEMEIDGDVVDQYQGDGLLVATPTGSTCYTVAANGPILHPGMEALVVTPICPLSLSSRPIVLPARSSVSIWPLDDHSLNTKLWMDGVLATSIWPGQRVQVTMADCQARFIILRDHYSFYQTLREKLAWAGARIPYHNNHRN; encoded by the coding sequence ATGCAATTAAACCAAGTCATTGTGGTGCACAAGGCGGGCGATCGCCAGAGCAAAGAATGGGCGGATCGCGCTTCCCGTCAGCTACAGCAACGGGGTGCCAATGTACTCGTGGGGCCGAGTGGGCCTAAGGACAACCCCTACCCTGTCTTTATGGCTTCGGTCACAGAGCCGATTGATCTGGCCGTGGTCTTGGGGGGAGACGGCACCTCCTTAGCGGCGGCACGGCACCTCGCTGCGGCTGGGGTTCCGATTTTGGCGGTGAATGTGGGGGGGCATTTGGGATTTTTGACGGAGCCGCTGGAGCTATTTCGCGATATGGAGGCGGTTTGGGATCGCCTCGAGCGGGACGAGTACGCCATGCAACAGCGAATGATGCTGCAAGCCCAAGTGTTTGAGGGATCAAAATTGCATCCTGAAGGGGTGGGCGATCGCTACTATGCCCTGAACGAAATGTGCATCAAGCCGGCCTCTGCCGATCGCATGATCACCGCCCTATTGGAAATGGAAATTGATGGCGATGTGGTCGATCAGTACCAAGGCGATGGATTGCTGGTAGCCACCCCCACCGGCTCTACCTGCTATACGGTCGCAGCCAATGGCCCTATTTTGCATCCGGGGATGGAAGCGCTTGTGGTAACCCCCATTTGTCCCTTGAGTCTTTCTAGCCGCCCCATTGTCTTACCGGCGCGCTCTTCAGTCAGCATTTGGCCGCTGGATGATCACAGCCTCAATACGAAACTGTGGATGGATGGCGTACTGGCCACCTCCATTTGGCCGGGGCAGCGGGTGCAAGTGACAATGGCCGATTGTCAAGCCCGGTTTATTATCCTGCGGGATCATTACTCGTTTTATCAGACTCTGCGGGAGAAGTTGGCTTGGGCAGGAGCACGTATTCCCTATCACAACAATCACCGCAATTAG
- the kaiC gene encoding circadian clock protein KaiC produces the protein MTNLPESQLSATGQSPAEVKKIPTMIEGFDDISHGGLPQGRTTLVSGTSGTGKTLFAVQFLYNGITIFNEPGIFVTFEESPQDIIKNALSFGWNLQSLIDQGKLFILDASPDPDGQEVAGDFDLSALIERIQYAIRKYKATRVSIDSVTAVFQQYDAASVVRREIFRLAFRLKQLGVTTIMTTERVDEYGPVARFGVEEFVSDNVVILRNVLEGERRRRTVEILKLRGTTHMKGEYPFTINNGINIFPLGAMRLTQRSSNVRVSSGVKTLDEMCGGGFFKDSIILATGATGTGKTLLVSKFLETGCQQGERALLFAYEESRAQLSRNASSWGIDFEELERRDLLRIICAYPESAGLEDHLQIIKSEIADFKPSRVAIDSLSALARGVSNNAFRQFVIGVTGFAKQEEITGFFTNTTDQFMGSNSITESHISTITDTILLLQYVEIRGEMSRAINVFKMRGSWHDKGIREYVITEKGAEIRDSFRNFEGIISGTPTRISVDEKTELARIAKGMQDLGNE, from the coding sequence ATGACGAACCTACCTGAAAGTCAGTTAAGTGCAACTGGGCAGTCTCCTGCGGAAGTAAAGAAAATCCCGACGATGATTGAGGGATTTGACGACATCAGTCATGGGGGACTTCCTCAAGGACGTACCACCTTGGTCAGCGGCACTTCAGGCACAGGGAAGACCCTTTTTGCGGTTCAGTTCCTCTACAATGGCATTACGATTTTTAATGAGCCAGGGATATTTGTTACCTTTGAAGAGTCCCCCCAAGACATTATTAAAAACGCCCTGAGCTTTGGCTGGAATCTGCAAAGCCTGATTGATCAAGGGAAGCTATTTATTCTCGATGCGTCTCCAGACCCTGATGGTCAAGAGGTGGCTGGCGATTTTGACTTATCGGCGCTGATTGAGCGCATTCAATATGCGATTCGCAAATACAAAGCAACGCGCGTTTCCATTGATTCAGTCACAGCCGTCTTTCAGCAATACGATGCCGCCTCGGTGGTGCGGCGGGAAATTTTTCGCTTGGCTTTTCGGCTCAAACAGCTCGGCGTAACCACAATTATGACCACGGAGCGGGTCGATGAATATGGGCCAGTGGCGCGTTTTGGGGTTGAGGAGTTTGTCTCCGATAACGTAGTGATTTTACGCAATGTGCTTGAGGGGGAACGGCGGCGGCGCACCGTGGAAATTCTCAAGCTGCGGGGGACGACCCACATGAAGGGGGAATATCCCTTTACGATCAACAATGGCATCAATATTTTTCCCTTGGGAGCCATGCGTCTCACCCAACGTTCTTCCAATGTGCGGGTGTCTTCGGGGGTCAAAACCCTCGACGAGATGTGTGGGGGCGGCTTCTTCAAGGATTCAATCATTTTGGCCACAGGGGCAACGGGTACTGGCAAGACCCTGCTGGTGAGCAAATTCTTGGAGACGGGGTGCCAACAGGGGGAACGGGCACTGCTGTTCGCCTATGAAGAGTCAAGGGCACAGTTGTCTCGTAATGCCTCCTCCTGGGGAATTGATTTTGAGGAGCTAGAACGGCGAGATCTATTGCGGATTATTTGTGCCTACCCAGAGTCAGCGGGGCTAGAGGATCACCTGCAAATTATTAAATCTGAGATTGCTGACTTTAAGCCCTCACGGGTGGCCATTGACTCGCTGTCTGCCTTGGCACGGGGGGTGAGCAATAATGCTTTCCGTCAGTTTGTGATTGGGGTCACTGGATTTGCCAAACAGGAGGAGATCACCGGATTTTTCACTAACACGACGGATCAGTTTATGGGGTCAAACTCAATTACCGAGTCCCATATTTCCACGATTACGGACACGATTTTGCTGTTGCAGTATGTGGAAATTCGCGGTGAAATGTCGCGGGCGATTAACGTCTTCAAGATGCGTGGCTCTTGGCACGACAAGGGAATTCGAGAGTATGTGATCACTGAGAAGGGCGCTGAAATTCGCGATTCTTTCCGCAACTTTGAGGGCATTATCAGCGGTACCCCAACCCGCATTTCGGTGGATGAAAAAACAGAGTTGGCACGAATTGCTAAGGGGATGCAAGACCTAGGGAACGAGTAG
- the kaiB gene encoding circadian clock protein KaiB, translating to MAPLRKTYVLKLYVAGNTANSVRALKTLNNILEKEFKGVYALKVIDVLKNPQLAEEDKILATPTLAKVLPPPVRRIIGDLSNREKVLIGLDLLYEEIGEQSDDDLGLE from the coding sequence ATGGCTCCCCTGCGGAAAACCTACGTTCTCAAGTTGTACGTTGCTGGTAACACCGCCAACTCCGTGCGTGCCCTGAAGACGCTTAATAACATCCTTGAAAAAGAATTTAAGGGAGTCTATGCGCTTAAAGTGATTGATGTCCTCAAAAATCCACAACTGGCTGAGGAGGATAAAATTTTGGCCACACCCACCCTCGCCAAAGTCTTACCGCCGCCCGTACGTCGCATCATTGGTGACCTCTCCAATCGTGAGAAGGTGCTCATTGGCTTGGACTTGCTGTATGAAGAAATTGGTGAGCAGTCCGACGATGATCTAGGCTTGGAATAA
- a CDS encoding circadian clock protein KaiA, whose amino-acid sequence MAQSTALTICGLVYSPAIGQELIRLHNSDIDELVYFSTEREFCNYLEERRNSVACLILEWGEGTPQIITYLHHSATLLPAILIFPAAPSPPPLGPHYHIAEVILTTDNLYQLNHQIEEAITGFVKLCPGCAVPPHVMFRMPALKESSNVDPQHRLSQKLKERLGYLGVYYKRDTAFFFRRMSPADKRKLLDELRSVYRTIVLEYFNTDAKVNEHIDEFVSKAFFADISVSQVLEIHVELMDNFSKQLKLEGRSEDILLDYRLTLIDVIAHLCEMYRRSIPREV is encoded by the coding sequence GTGGCGCAGTCAACCGCACTAACAATTTGTGGCTTAGTTTACTCGCCCGCTATCGGCCAAGAACTAATCCGTTTGCACAACTCCGACATTGATGAACTTGTTTACTTCTCCACCGAGAGAGAGTTTTGTAACTACCTAGAGGAGCGGCGAAATAGCGTCGCTTGTTTAATTTTAGAATGGGGAGAGGGTACGCCGCAAATCATCACGTACCTCCACCACAGCGCCACCCTCCTACCGGCCATCCTCATTTTTCCAGCTGCGCCATCCCCGCCCCCCCTTGGCCCCCACTACCACATCGCCGAAGTGATTCTGACCACAGATAACCTTTACCAACTCAACCATCAAATCGAGGAAGCCATTACCGGCTTTGTCAAGCTCTGTCCGGGGTGCGCCGTGCCGCCCCACGTCATGTTTCGCATGCCGGCGCTCAAGGAAAGTAGCAACGTCGATCCCCAGCACCGCCTGTCCCAAAAATTAAAAGAGCGCCTTGGCTACCTTGGCGTGTATTACAAGCGAGATACGGCCTTTTTCTTCCGGCGGATGTCGCCTGCGGATAAGCGCAAACTGCTCGACGAATTGCGCTCAGTCTATCGTACCATTGTCCTTGAGTACTTTAACACTGATGCCAAAGTAAATGAGCATATTGACGAATTTGTTAGTAAAGCGTTCTTCGCAGACATTTCTGTTTCCCAAGTCCTAGAGATTCACGTTGAACTCATGGATAATTTTTCGAAGCAACTCAAACTCGAAGGCCGCAGTGAGGACATTTTGCTGGATTATCGCCTGACGCTCATTGATGTCATCGCCCATCTGTGCGAAATGTATCGTCGCTCGATTCCGCGGGAGGTGTAA
- a CDS encoding histidine kinase dimerization/phospho-acceptor domain-containing protein has protein sequence MDALSLAALTEPAITVGASLSLGKVYQRWQDTFAEVIVIVDERQKPLGVVQGWRLALSLTQEGTLAELPVGTVAASWRSPVVVVPAGWTLLQFQVWLRGQPELPTYIALVDAEGGFVGLLDQRQLLHHWASQPPMPWLEVIEQLPLPLQIQNAQGSVVWQNRAWSEHLTDFLPLVQPQFEGMNCQALEGRSPWQVCSLPLNLTPFDREREEGNVAVASDRYWLFFAQQQQETKPTTPTHLYQLRLHQQKRLLLSLGHELKNPLTAILGLTQLLWQHPLPEQQDYLALIQRSGWQMNRLIQAWQDYTRALWRELELQWETVELAGLWLRSQELAEHLYNLTPPGWQWQWQIDQPLSHVYLYGDALRLRQILAHLLGWLMLFPSDRYGLRLSRWQNWLALQLWEEGHGIPLKDHDRLLHECLEDYAEVTMGLMLARQLCRLHNGELSFIAQADSSSEWTVLLPFAEELPPELPTTAQLILLVSNDATWIMDTTSALRRSHYGYMVARHPLEALDKLEQLQPTAIVVRPASSLILADVVESLATSPFSATVPLIILSDEATPLGLTGFVQRLPLSSHPSLLIDVLDRWCFPRLTAPREESTFERPLLNQTVLRLGLLHEISLPQLRLLEAEDLEQAELLVEIWQPDVLIWDLPADEVAHLENHPKLRKLPMITLAEDSSRAIHQLGDVVVFPCLNLADLMDVVLLAATVKAQS, from the coding sequence ATGGATGCCCTCTCCCTAGCCGCTTTGACTGAACCTGCAATCACAGTGGGGGCAAGCCTCTCTCTAGGCAAGGTGTACCAGCGGTGGCAAGACACCTTTGCAGAGGTCATCGTCATTGTGGATGAACGGCAAAAACCTCTAGGGGTGGTGCAGGGCTGGCGGTTGGCCCTGAGTTTGACCCAGGAGGGGACATTGGCGGAGCTGCCTGTGGGAACGGTAGCGGCTTCTTGGCGATCGCCCGTGGTGGTGGTACCGGCAGGGTGGACGTTATTGCAGTTTCAGGTATGGTTACGTGGCCAACCGGAATTGCCGACCTATATTGCGCTCGTGGATGCGGAGGGCGGCTTTGTGGGACTGTTGGATCAGCGGCAGCTGCTTCATCACTGGGCGTCCCAACCTCCCATGCCTTGGCTAGAGGTGATCGAACAATTGCCCTTGCCCCTACAAATTCAAAATGCCCAAGGGAGTGTCGTTTGGCAAAATCGGGCGTGGTCAGAACACCTCACGGACTTTTTGCCCTTGGTGCAGCCCCAGTTTGAGGGGATGAATTGTCAGGCGCTAGAGGGGCGATCGCCATGGCAGGTGTGTTCCTTGCCCTTGAATTTAACCCCCTTTGATCGGGAGAGAGAAGAGGGAAATGTGGCAGTGGCCAGCGATCGCTATTGGTTATTTTTTGCCCAACAGCAACAAGAAACCAAGCCTACAACTCCCACCCACTTGTACCAACTGCGCCTCCATCAGCAAAAGCGCCTTCTCCTGAGCTTAGGGCATGAACTCAAAAATCCCCTGACGGCGATTCTCGGCCTCACCCAACTGCTGTGGCAGCACCCCCTACCAGAGCAACAGGACTACCTTGCCCTCATCCAACGTAGCGGTTGGCAAATGAATCGCCTGATTCAAGCGTGGCAGGACTATACCCGTGCCCTCTGGCGAGAGTTGGAATTGCAATGGGAAACTGTAGAATTGGCGGGTTTATGGTTGCGATCGCAGGAATTGGCGGAGCATCTCTACAATCTGACCCCGCCAGGTTGGCAGTGGCAATGGCAAATTGATCAGCCCTTGAGCCATGTGTACCTCTACGGCGATGCTCTGCGGCTACGGCAGATTCTTGCCCATCTCTTGGGGTGGCTGATGCTCTTTCCCAGCGATCGCTACGGATTGCGCTTGAGTCGCTGGCAAAATTGGCTGGCGCTGCAACTGTGGGAAGAGGGACATGGCATTCCCCTTAAGGATCACGATCGCCTGCTGCACGAATGCCTCGAGGACTACGCCGAAGTAACCATGGGGCTGATGCTTGCCCGCCAACTCTGTCGTCTCCACAATGGTGAGCTTTCCTTTATTGCCCAAGCTGACAGCTCTAGTGAATGGACAGTACTGCTGCCCTTTGCTGAGGAACTTCCCCCTGAATTACCCACTACGGCTCAATTGATCCTTTTGGTCAGTAATGATGCCACGTGGATCATGGACACGACTTCCGCATTGCGACGCAGTCACTACGGCTATATGGTCGCTCGCCATCCCCTTGAAGCCCTAGATAAGCTGGAGCAATTGCAACCCACGGCCATTGTCGTCCGCCCTGCCAGTAGTCTGATTTTGGCTGACGTGGTTGAGAGTCTGGCCACCAGCCCCTTCAGTGCGACTGTCCCATTGATCATCCTCTCCGATGAAGCCACTCCCTTGGGCTTGACCGGTTTTGTGCAACGGCTGCCCTTGAGTAGTCATCCCAGCCTGCTGATTGATGTCCTCGATCGCTGGTGTTTTCCACGACTGACTGCTCCAAGGGAAGAATCGACCTTTGAGCGTCCCCTCCTCAATCAAACGGTACTCCGCCTCGGCCTACTCCATGAAATTAGCCTGCCCCAACTGCGGCTCCTTGAAGCAGAAGACCTCGAACAGGCCGAACTCTTGGTAGAGATTTGGCAGCCCGATGTTCTGATTTGGGATTTACCCGCTGACGAGGTCGCCCATCTGGAAAATCATCCCAAACTGCGAAAACTCCCCATGATTACCTTGGCCGAAGATAGCAGCAGAGCCATTCATCAATTGGGAGATGTGGTGGTCTTTCCCTGCCTCAACCTTGCAGACTTAATGGATGTGGTGCTCCTTGCTGCAACCGTAAAAGCTCAAAGCTGA
- the hemL gene encoding glutamate-1-semialdehyde 2,1-aminomutase — MPGGVSSPVRAFKSVGGQPIVFDHVKGAHIWDVDGNQYIDYVGSWGPAIVGHAHPEVIEALHAALEKGTSFGAPCVLENILAEMVIAAVPSVEMVRFVNSGTEACMAVLRLMRAYTQREKVIKFEGCYHGHADMFLVKAGSGVATLGLPDSPGVPKATTAATLTAPYNDLEAVSRLFEQYPDEIAGVILEPVVGNAGFIPPDAGFLEGLRELTQQYGALLVFDEVMTGFRIAYGGAQEKFGVTPDLTTLGKVIGGGLPVGAYGGRADIMKLVAPAGPVYQAGTLSGNPLAMTAGIKTLEILSRPGSYEQLDRITGKLVQGLLDAAREFGHEVCGGHISGMFGLFFTAGPVTNYEQAKQSDLKKFAAFHRGMLEQGIYLAPSQFEAGFTSLAHTEADIERTIAAARTVLSQL, encoded by the coding sequence ATGCCCGGTGGCGTCAGTTCGCCCGTGCGTGCCTTCAAGTCCGTCGGCGGCCAACCCATTGTGTTTGATCACGTCAAAGGGGCGCACATTTGGGATGTGGACGGCAACCAATACATTGACTACGTGGGGTCTTGGGGACCCGCGATCGTCGGCCATGCCCATCCCGAAGTCATTGAAGCCCTCCATGCTGCCCTCGAAAAAGGAACCAGCTTTGGTGCTCCTTGCGTCCTTGAGAACATCTTGGCGGAAATGGTGATTGCCGCTGTCCCCAGCGTCGAAATGGTGCGCTTTGTCAATTCTGGGACAGAGGCCTGTATGGCAGTGCTGCGGTTGATGCGTGCCTATACCCAGCGGGAAAAAGTGATCAAGTTTGAAGGCTGCTACCACGGCCATGCCGATATGTTCCTCGTCAAGGCGGGTTCAGGAGTGGCCACATTGGGATTGCCCGATTCCCCCGGCGTGCCGAAAGCCACCACCGCCGCCACCTTAACCGCCCCCTACAACGATCTGGAAGCGGTCAGTCGTCTCTTTGAACAGTATCCCGATGAGATTGCCGGCGTCATCCTCGAACCCGTCGTCGGCAATGCCGGTTTTATTCCCCCGGATGCTGGTTTTCTTGAAGGGTTGCGGGAACTCACCCAGCAATACGGTGCCCTCTTGGTCTTTGATGAAGTGATGACCGGCTTTCGCATTGCCTATGGCGGTGCTCAGGAAAAATTTGGCGTCACTCCCGATTTGACCACCTTGGGTAAAGTGATTGGTGGTGGTTTACCAGTGGGAGCCTATGGCGGTCGCGCTGACATTATGAAACTGGTGGCACCCGCAGGGCCTGTATATCAAGCGGGCACCCTCTCCGGTAATCCCTTGGCGATGACAGCGGGCATCAAAACCTTGGAAATTCTGAGTCGCCCCGGCAGCTACGAACAACTGGATCGAATCACAGGCAAGCTGGTACAGGGACTGTTAGACGCCGCACGGGAGTTTGGCCACGAGGTTTGTGGTGGTCACATCAGCGGTATGTTTGGTCTCTTTTTCACCGCAGGGCCAGTGACCAACTACGAGCAGGCCAAGCAGTCGGATTTGAAAAAGTTTGCGGCCTTTCATCGAGGCATGCTAGAGCAGGGAATTTACCTTGCGCCATCCCAGTTTGAAGCGGGCTTTACCTCCCTTGCCCATACGGAGGCCGATATTGAGCGCACCATTGCGGCAGCGCGGACAGTGCTGAGTCAGCTTTGA
- a CDS encoding glycosyltransferase family 2 protein: protein MSSTPLLPTFSIILETENLANADMAGLHRALQSLASQDLPPTVANEVLLLETGDAPQAYLAQLADAYPWLTFCAVPKELSYYEVKMWAAKKATGEVIVYCDSDCCYERSWLRRMVTSFTADEQIRVVAGETAIRGAGIYRTAMALTYIFPQYSGGQRMEPAAGYFLNNVAFRRQFLLDHPIPTELPLYRGNCVIHAYTLLQQGECIWCQPQARASHAPPNGLSHFYWRFLLIGHDYYWQQRLLGKLSQRLRGQDHQGWRGKFRIFGQRLRQMVRHDPRHIFFLPLALPIILVSVLLILIGYQLTTLKPHYLLKAYERILGKPELKHSNSDRALPAWRDRAADRQG, encoded by the coding sequence ATGTCCTCCACGCCACTTCTGCCAACCTTCTCCATCATCTTGGAAACTGAGAACTTGGCGAATGCAGATATGGCTGGACTTCACCGTGCCCTCCAGTCCCTTGCTAGTCAAGATTTACCCCCCACTGTTGCCAATGAAGTCCTGCTCTTGGAAACAGGGGATGCTCCCCAAGCGTATCTTGCGCAACTGGCCGATGCCTACCCTTGGCTGACGTTTTGTGCCGTGCCTAAGGAGCTGAGCTATTACGAGGTGAAGATGTGGGCAGCGAAGAAAGCAACAGGTGAGGTGATTGTGTATTGTGATTCGGACTGTTGCTATGAGCGCAGTTGGTTGCGCAGGATGGTGACGAGCTTTACAGCCGATGAACAGATTCGAGTGGTGGCTGGGGAAACGGCCATCCGCGGGGCTGGTATTTACCGCACAGCCATGGCACTGACTTACATTTTTCCGCAGTACAGTGGGGGACAACGAATGGAACCTGCGGCGGGCTACTTTTTGAATAATGTGGCTTTTCGCCGTCAGTTTTTGCTAGATCATCCAATTCCCACTGAATTACCCCTCTACCGTGGCAACTGTGTCATTCATGCCTACACACTGCTGCAACAAGGGGAGTGTATTTGGTGCCAACCCCAAGCCCGTGCGAGTCACGCTCCCCCCAATGGCCTCTCCCACTTTTACTGGCGATTTTTGCTCATTGGCCACGATTACTATTGGCAGCAGCGCCTGTTAGGCAAGCTCTCTCAACGGCTAAGGGGGCAAGATCATCAGGGTTGGCGGGGCAAGTTCAGGATTTTTGGTCAACGGTTGCGACAGATGGTTCGCCATGATCCAAGACACATATTTTTTCTTCCGTTGGCGTTACCCATCATTCTCGTTTCTGTGCTGCTAATTCTGATTGGCTACCAACTGACGACTCTCAAGCCCCACTATCTGCTAAAGGCCTACGAACGAATCCTTGGGAAACCCGAACTTAAGCATAGCAATAGCGATCGCGCCCTCCCTGCTTGGCGAGATAGAGCTGCTGATCGGCAAGGCTAA